TCTGCGTCGGTGCTTGATTTGCTGTGTCGCGGGCTCAGCCTCGTCCCCTCGCATGTCTTGACCAGCTTCACAGCCGCGCCCGTCGAATCTGCGCAATTCGCTGTGCTCAGATTTTCGCTCGGCCTTGTGCCTTGTCTTTAGCTTGTCCTTCCGCCGCGCCAAGTTTCCACCGCTCAGATCTGCGATCTACCCAGCGTTCCATTCTGTCACAGGTCCGCCAATAAGCACAGCTGCCCGTCCAGTTTCATGTGCTTCGAGCCGGACGAGTCGACAATCCGAGTCTCACTTCTCCACGACACTGCCTGGACACAGCGCGAGCGAGACGAAACCCCCGAACCAGAGTCGCTAACACTCCTGGCCGCATAAACATACGAATGCTGAGGGCATAGTTCCTCCCCCCCCTCGGTGGGcgtcgccgtcgccatgcTGGCCAGCTCCTCGTCCAGCCAGAAGGGGTTTGCCACGTCCGGCCGGCCCTCGCAGAGCCTCGAGCGGTCCGACGTGCAGACCATCGGCCGGACCAGCATCGATCGCGAGGGCACTGGGCTGCAGATTCCCAATGGCGGGGCTCCCAGGAACCTATCGGCTTCAGCCGCCTCGTATGCTCCGCGAGCCAGCAGTCTCAATCCTGGCGCCGGCCccggcagcttcagctccgaGCTGCGCAGCCAGATGATCCCCATCCGCTCAGGCAGCCGGACCGACGCGGGGCCTGTATACCCAAACAGCTTCGTAGACAAggtcgaggatggcgagattgCCGAGCAGAATCTCTCGGCGTTGCGGGACAAGCTCAGCAGAGAAatgaagatcaaggagggcaGCGAAAACATGCTGGAGGCACTCAACctcaagaagcccaagcagACGAAGGAGCAGCGCCAGAGAGTCGAAGCTGAGCTGACCGCCAGCCATTCGCGCATCAAGGTGTTGAAGCAGCAGATCTCGGATGCCCAGGCCACCAGAGCGGCTCCGCCTAGCACACCTCCCAGGACCAGAGCCCAGCAAGATGTTGCTCTCCACCGCTCACCGCATAGCATCCGATCGGGCCCCGGCTCAGATGTCGAAGAATCTACCGAGAATCCAACATTTACCCTTGCCGAGCTCCTCCAAGCGCTGGAAGTTGGGGGGATGACTCCCGACTACTATGTGACTCGGGCGAATCTTCTGGTCGACCTGTTCAAGAGATATCCCACCCTTAAATACGACCTGGTGTGGTCAGTTTTTGGCCTCCGCATGCAGATGATGCTCCTCAGCGAAAGCCGGGAGGTTGTCGCGGCTGGCTATCGCGCGACGAGATATGCGATTTCGGATCGAAACTCTCTTAAGAAGATTAGGAGCTTGAATACTGACTTTTTAGTTATACGGTAGGCTTTCCGGGATATTAGGTGTCTGGTAGAAATCAAGCTAACGTGCTTTTAGATCTTTGAACAACTATCGAAAAGCAGATGTCGAAAGAGAGCAGGCTCTCAAGTTTGTCCGAGCATTTCTTGACGTTAAGGACGGAGTCAAAGAGATCTCGCGCGCCGTTGTACGGACCATTGTGGCCGTAGCCGAGTACGGCGATGATCGGTCTGGATCAGCCCAGCCCACTGAACAAAATACAGATCGCCTACGCCCAATCTGCATCGAAACCCTGGCGGAGATTATGGTGCGAGATCCTCGTCTAATCCTGGCATCAGGTGGTCTTGGTCCACTCTCTGAGGCTCTCTCCGAGGGAACTTACAAGGCCCCCGAGAGTCTGACGGCTGCCTTCCTCTATCTCCTGGACACGCCGCATAGACGAAAATACATCCAACCCGGATATGGCTTGGATGTGGTCTTTAACGCCTTTACAAGCCAACTTGCTGGCAGCGAAGTTGTGCTGAAGCAGAACTGCAAAGCCATTTCCGTTGCTATGCGATCATGGTCTGGCCTTATGACACTCTGCATGTACGACTTTCGGTCTATTCGATCTCTCATTATGAGTGTATCTCTCCCCAACCCTGCCGTCCGAGAAACGATTTTGGACTTGCTCTTTTCACTCCTTCGCATTAAACCCCCTGCCTGGGCTGTGTCCTTTTTGGCGGGACGCAGGCTGACAACCTACGGAAGGGTGAACAGCCTGCACTTGAAAGCTGAGAGTAAAGATAGAGGGTATCTAGAAGAAGATATGGGAGAGCAAAACTTTGTGGACCACTATACAGCGCTCATCTTGGCGGTTCTCATCAGATCCGGACTTATTCAGACTCTGCTACATGTTGCGCGCTCCGAGAACGACACCATGCTGAAGCGCAAGACGACGCTGTTGATTGGCGAGGCGCTGAAGTTGGCGGCAAGACTGCTTCCTCCCTCGTGGAGCGCAGAAATACAACTCTTGCCAGAACTCTTTTCCGCGGCGGCCAAGTTTGGTGACCACCAGTCCTACATTGCGTCGGGCATTGTCTACCAGATGAGCAGCATCAATCGCACTTTATACCGAAGTGCGCCGGCCGATTCATTAGCTGGCATTCTACCATCGAGTGATAGCATGAATGATCTAGCCCTCCTTGATGACCAACGCAAGGCAGGTTCTACGGTGGCATTTGATGATGCTACATTCCGGCAGCTTCTCATTGACACTGGTGTGCTCAACAGCTCCAACTATTCTAAATGGAACTGGGAGAATATCATCAAGGTTATTGACGGTCCTCTGCAAGTCGGCAAGAGACTCGAagaggccatcaaggcctCCAAGTTTATGAAGAGAATCATGAGCTTTTACAGGCCCTTCAAGTACAAGTTTGCCGACGTCCGAAACACACGAAACGCACAAAAGTATGTCAGGGCTGGATGTGCTCTGGTGCACTCCCTGTTACAATCACCAGAGGGAGTCAGATTCTTGG
This genomic interval from Trichoderma breve strain T069 chromosome 7 map unlocalized scaffold00008, whole genome shotgun sequence contains the following:
- a CDS encoding rapamycin-insensitive companion of mTOR, n-term domain-containing protein, with translation MLASSSSSQKGFATSGRPSQSLERSDVQTIGRTSIDREGTGLQIPNGGAPRNLSASAASYAPRASSLNPGAGPGSFSSELRSQMIPIRSGSRTDAGPVYPNSFVDKVEDGEIAEQNLSALRDKLSREMKIKEGSENMLEALNLKKPKQTKEQRQRVEAELTASHSRIKVLKQQISDAQATRAAPPSTPPRTRAQQDVALHRSPHSIRSGPGSDVEESTENPTFTLAELLQALEVGGMTPDYYVTRANLLVDLFKRYPTLKYDLVWSVFGLRMQMMLLSESREVVAAGYRATRYAISDRNSLKKIRSLNTDFLVIRSLNNYRKADVEREQALKFVRAFLDVKDGVKEISRAVVRTIVAVAEYGDDRSGSAQPTEQNTDRLRPICIETLAEIMVRDPRLILASGGLGPLSEALSEGTYKAPESLTAAFLYLLDTPHRRKYIQPGYGLDVVFNAFTSQLAGSEVVLKQNCKAISVAMRSWSGLMTLCMYDFRSIRSLIMSVSLPNPAVRETILDLLFSLLRIKPPAWAVSFLAGRRLTTYGRVNSLHLKAETLILAVLIRSGLIQTLLHVARSENDTMLKRKTTLLIGEALKLAARLLPPSWSAEIQLLPELFSAAAKFGDHQSYIASGIVYQMSSINRTLYRSAPADSLAGILPSSDSMNDLALLDDQRKAGSTVAFDDATFRQLLIDTGVLNSSNYSKWNWENIIKVIDGPLQVGKRLEEAIKASKFMKRIMSFYRPFKYKFADVRNTRNAQKYVRAGCALVHSLLQSPEGVRFLADSKLLRQIAECLAQCDPTSGLTAQYPMFSKDRLTDTLCAGYFPMLGVLTGDPKGLAMLERWRMFNMMYHIYELTQRPDLVKLLLSSFDYSLQGHHRILLSKALTAGTKEIRIHATNTLRKCTLRRVPSIDGRGEMSDSKWAIQLLVTQLYDPEIEVCSTAVKILEKACNRKAYLAYIVECRPALDHLGEIGAPLLLRFLSTSIGYHYLDGLDYISNEMDDWFLGRNDSYVGLIEASLAKAFLTDTDEQHHRLSVFEEHEAETDYHDSHIPPHFYRELTRTQEGCRLLSDKGHFEEFANTIREHGMQSEDHELITKVKGCLWAVGNVGSMELGAPFLESTDMVEQIIKIATQHEVMSLRGTAFFVLGLISRSTHGLEILSEHGWDANTTLMGNSLGFCIPSNLSTLFSLSPWHHETAASITLPESQCTIREQPPPRPARPPLELSEMPPLLNDSAISERILELIVDLGNTVLYRKAVTELQKIKARKPMAFRSAEFFKTVMGLMEWNHYRLGVRRMVIDLFEKTVMRQIVFEEEESDSSEEDESSPVELDDSVSSGDGDDRDDRTERQRSISEPAEPPLDLLPAPLRVRR